GGGGTGGACCAGTACGAGGACCTGATGCAGCGCAACCCCGACCGCCAGTGGACCAGCGGCAAGGGTGCGTTCGGCCAGCCGGTGGGGGAGTTCGCCCTGGCGCTGGTCCTGGCCCTGCTGCGATCTGTGGATACCTTTGCCCGGGCGCAGAGCTGGGGCAAGCCGCAGGGCACCTCGCTGCACGGAAAACGCGTGGTGATTGTGGGGGCCGGAGGTGTGGGCAGGGAAATCCTTCGGCTGGTGTCGGCGTTCACCGAACACATCACCATGGTCCGCGCGCACCGCCAGCCGGTACCGGGGGCGGAGAAAACCGTCACCGACGAGGGTTTGGACGATGCCCTGCGGGAAGCCGATGTCCTGGTGCTCGCAGCACCCATGACGGCAGGAACCGAGCATCTGCTGGACGCCCGGCGGTTGGCCCTGCTGCGGCCCGATGCGTTCCTGGTGAACATCGCCCGCGGCCCGCTGGTGGAAACCGCGGCACTGGTTACCGCCCTGGCGGAAGGGAAACTTGCCGGGGCGGCACTGGATGTCACTGATCCGCAGCCGCTGCCGGACGGGCATCCCCTCTGGTCCGAACCCCGGGCTTTGATCACGCCGCATACCGGGGAAACACAGGACATGATCCGTCCGCTGTTCACTGCCCGGGTGGAGCGCAACGTACGGAACTTGGCGGCGGGGTTTGTCTTGGAGGGACTGGTGGACGTCCGCGCCGGTTACTAGGAACGCACGCTGCTAGGAGCGAATGTCCGCCGGACTCAGGTATCCACCCTCGGCCCGGAGGCGACGTCGCCGTCCCAGCCCAGGTTCCGGGCCATCCGTTGCAGCACTGCCAGCAGGGCGGTGTATTCCTCGGCGGCGATATCCTCCGTCATCAGCTGCCGGATCCGGTCCACGGCGCCGCGCAGGTTCTCCAAGCTGCGGCTGCCCAGATCGGTGAGCTGGTACTGGCCGTCCTCAAGTGCCACCCAGCCGGACTCGCGCAGTTCTTCAATGAGTTCTTCGGAAGTGCCGGCCTCCACGGCAGGGAAAAACGGCCGCAAACCGTCCGACAGCTGTTTCTGGGTGGCCGGGCCATCCACCAGCAGGTTCATCATCTGCCACTGCCGGCGGGTGACGCCGTGCTCTTCGAAGCTGGCACCGAACTGGTCATCAACCAGCTGGTCGACAAGCTTGAGCCAGAATCCGATGGGACGCTCCTGAGTGGCCATCACTCCACTGTACAAATCAATGCCCGTCCCGGGAAGGACATGGGGCGGCCGGGGACCGCAGCACCTATTGCAGCAGAGCCCGGATGTCCTCGGCTGTGAGCGCTGAACTGAAAACGGCGTCGTCGTCCATCACCGAGGTGAACAGCTTCGCCTTCTGCTCCTTCAGCGCCATCACCTTCTCCTCGATGGTGTCCCGGGCGACCATCCGGTAGACCATGACATTGTTTTTCTGCCCGATCCGGTGGGTGCGGTCCACGGCCTGGGACTCGGCTGCAGGATTCCACCAGGGATCGAGCAGGAAAACGTAGTCCGCCTCGGTCAGGTTCAGGCCGAACCCGCCTGCCTTGAGGCTGATCAGGAACACAGGTGCCTCGCCCTCCTTGAAGGAGGCAATCACGTCGGCACGGTTGCGGGTGGAGCCGTCCAGATAGGCGTATTTAATGCCTGCCTCACCCAGCCGTTCCGCTGCCTTCTTCAAGAAGGAGGTGAACTGGCTGAAGATCAGCGCACGGTGGCCTTCAGCGGTAATGTCGTTGAGCTGCTCGAACAGCACATCCAGTTTGGCTGACGGGATGCCCTCGTATTCCTCCTCCACCAGGGAGGCATCCAGGCTCAGCATGCGCAGCAGGGTCAGGGAGCGGAAAACGATCATCCGGTTCCGGTCCATGTCCTGGATCAGCCCCATGAGTTTCTGGCGTTCGCGCTGCAGATGCGTCTCGTAGATCTTCCGGTGTTTGGGGTGCAGTTCCACTTCCAGGACCTGTTCCTGCTTCTCGGGCAGGTCCTTGGCGACTGCTTCCTTGGTACGGCGCATCAGCAGCGGCCGGATCCGGCTGCGCAGCCGGGCCAGCAGGTCGGGGCTGTCACCGCGCTCGATGGGCCGCTGGTATTCATCCGCGAACTTGCGCGCGGACGGGAACAGGCCCGGGGCCACAATGGCGAACAGTCCCCACAGT
This Arthrobacter sp. zg-Y20 DNA region includes the following protein-coding sequences:
- a CDS encoding MarR family winged helix-turn-helix transcriptional regulator yields the protein MATQERPIGFWLKLVDQLVDDQFGASFEEHGVTRRQWQMMNLLVDGPATQKQLSDGLRPFFPAVEAGTSEELIEELRESGWVALEDGQYQLTDLGSRSLENLRGAVDRIRQLMTEDIAAEEYTALLAVLQRMARNLGWDGDVASGPRVDT
- a CDS encoding NAD(P)-dependent oxidoreductase encodes the protein MEPSVVILPEPRDYLVNAVQAGGGVVAPLSEATRGLVLTEGLSQDALETVLAEHPGITWIQLPLAGVDQYEDLMQRNPDRQWTSGKGAFGQPVGEFALALVLALLRSVDTFARAQSWGKPQGTSLHGKRVVIVGAGGVGREILRLVSAFTEHITMVRAHRQPVPGAEKTVTDEGLDDALREADVLVLAAPMTAGTEHLLDARRLALLRPDAFLVNIARGPLVETAALVTALAEGKLAGAALDVTDPQPLPDGHPLWSEPRALITPHTGETQDMIRPLFTARVERNVRNLAAGFVLEGLVDVRAGY